One stretch of Octopus bimaculoides isolate UCB-OBI-ISO-001 unplaced genomic scaffold, ASM119413v2 Scaffold_44980, whole genome shotgun sequence DNA includes these proteins:
- the LOC106874917 gene encoding uncharacterized protein LOC106874917 has protein sequence MVERFHRQLKASIKASSDSSHWLEHLPLILLGIQSTVKKELGYTPSELVYGIALTLSGQMIEPVSSQDLPDPAQYVHRLRTSMSHLSPVAPRQQNIVLHVPKYINTWTHIFVRNDGIPSQLRPPYSGSYKVIKREPKYFVLDMGGKQNTVSIDRLKKNPSSRRTYIQFPPFLERTHQLQQTLQNFPLQ, from the coding sequence ATGGTTGAACGTTTTCACCGCCAACTCAAGGCATCCATAAAAGCATCTTCAGACAGTTCTCACTGGCTGGAACATCTCCCCCTCATCCTTCTTGGTATTCAATCCACGGTTAAGAAGGAACTTGGATATACTCCGTCTGAACTCGTCTATGGCATAGCACTCACCTTATCTGGGCAGATGATCGAACCTGTTTCATCACAAGACCTTCCTGACCCAGCACAATATGTGCATCGATTACGGACATCCATGTCACATTTGTCACCTGTAGCCCCCAGACAACAGAACATCGTTTTACATGTCCCAAAGTACATCAATACTTGGACTCATATTTTCGTGAGGAATGATGGGATACCATCACAACTTCGACCACCATATTCTGGGTCCTACAAAGTTATCAAAAGAGAACCCAAGTATTTCGTTCTCGATATGGGAGGTAAACAAAATACGGTATCGATTGATCGTTTGAAAAAAAACCCTTCATCGAGGAGGACTTACATTCAGTTCCCTCCGTTCCTCGAACGGACTCACCAACTCCAGCAAACACTACAGAACTTTCCACTACagtaa